The stretch of DNA TGCCGGTCTAGTTTACCAACCCAATGAAATGCTGGCGCTCTATGCCAGCTACTCCCGCTCCTTTGTGCCCCAGGGGGGGCGCAGCGCCACCAACACGCCGTTTGAGCCAACTCGGGGCACCCAGTACGAAGTTGGTGCCAAGGCCGACTTTTTAGAAGGTCGCCTTTCGGCCACTTTGGCGGCTTACAATATCACCCGCAGCAACCTGACCACCCCTGACCCCAACAATCCGAATTTTTCAATTCAGGTGGGGGAGCAGCGGAGTCGTGGGATTGACCTCAATGTGGTGGGCGAAATTTTGCCGGGTTGGGATGTGATTGCCTCCTATGGGTTGATTGACGCCACCATTACCCGCGACAATCGCTTTGATGTAGGCAACCGGCTGATCAATGTTCCTCAGCATTCTGCTAGTCTATGGACGACCTACACTTTGCAAACGGGAGATCTCGCCGGGTTGGGCTTTGGTGTTGGAGCCTTTTTAGTCGGTGAGCGCACCGGGGATCTGGCTAACACCTTTACGCTGCCGGGTTACACTCGTTTCGATGCCGCTGTTTACTACGAGCGCGATCGCTTCCGGGTTGGCCTAAATTTTAAGAACCTGTTTAATGCCCAATACTTTGCGGGGTCGCAGGGGCGGCTATCGGTGCTGCCTGGCGCTCCCTTTGAAGTACAGGGTACTCTCTCATGGCAGTTTTAGGAGGGCGAGGGATGCGGCAACTCGCAAAGCTTTGGCTACTGGCGGCAGTGGTGGTCATAGTGGCGATCGCCTGCCATTCCCCAACCCCATTGGGGGAACCGGTCCCTTCCTCGCCAACCGCTGCCATCGAATGTCGGGTGATGCTCCATGACGGGGGCGAAACGGAACTGTGTGGACAACCTGAAAATGTAGTTGCTCTCAGCCCACCGCTGTTGGATATTTTGCTGTCTCTGGGGGTGCAGCCAGCAGGCTACGCCGAAGTCGATCTGCTCAATAGCAAAGTTTTTGATAATCCCAGCCAGCAGATTCCCTACCTGGGCGATCGCATTACCACCCAGCCGGTAAATCTGGGCGATCGCCATTCTCCCTCCATTGAAACCCTGCTGCAGCTCAAGCCAGACTTAGTGCTGGGCGAAACCTTTTATGTGAAAAACAACTACCCTACCCTGAGCCGCATTGCCCCCACCGCGTTTTTTGACACCGGAGCCGACACGGGCTGGCAACCTGCCCTGACGGCGATCGCCCAGGGACTCAACCGCGAAGCCCAAGCGCAACAGGTGATCGCGGCCCACAATCAGCAGGTTGAAGCGGTTAAAAATCAGCTTGCACCGCTGATCGCTGGTCAAAGCATCATCGTCTTGGGGTGGCAAGGCATTGTCAACCAATCCTTTGTATTCGCTGGCGACTTCACCACAGAGCTGTTAGAAGATTTGGGCTTTCAGGTGATTTTGGGGCCGTCTGATCGCCCGGGTACCTCCATGGAAGCCGTTGCTCAAATTGATGCCGATCACATTTTGGTTATGCCCTCGGGCGAAAACACCATCGAGAATGCCCAGCGGCAGTGGCAGAATGATCCCATTCTGCAGGCGCTGCCTGCGGTACAGGCAGGCCAGCTCTACTTTATGGATTACCAACTCACCCGGATTCGCGGCCCGATCGCCGCCGAGATTTTCCTCAATCAGTTTGCTGCCCTAGTTACTCACCAACAGTCATAGCACCGCCATGAACGCTCCCTTTTGCGCCGAACAATCGCGTCAGTCTGGCCTTGATATTGCTGGCACCGCCTCTGAACACAGGCTCTACGTGGCGATCGCCTGCCCGCCCCCCTGGGAGCGCAACGATATGGCATCCAAGGGCATTCCTACCGTCCTGCGCGAGCTGAGCGAAGAAATCTACGACGACTACGATCGCTACCAAACCCGCTTCCTGCTGATTCACAACGACCAGCTCAGCCAAGAAAACCTCACCCGTGTGCTGGTATTTCGCAAACCCTCCGGCTTTGCCACCGCCTATGAAAAGCAAGAATTTCACCTGGGGGACATCCGCGATGTGGCACCTCTGGTGCGCCAGGTGGTGATGGGCGAACCGCTCAGCGCCACCCCAGTCGATCTGCCCAGCCGCGACATTTTAGTCTGCACCCACGGCAGCCGCGATCGCTGCTGCTCCCGCTTTGGCACACCCATCTACCATCAGGCCCGCAAACTGGTGACAGAGTTGGGGTTGCAAAATATCCGCATCTGGCAGGCCAGCCACATCGGCGGCCACCGCATGGCCCCCACCGCCATCGACTTCCCCACCGCCCGCTACTACGGCTACCTGGATGAAACTTCTCTGCGGTCAGTGCTTACCCACAGCGGCGACATTCGCAGCCTAGAGACCATCTATCGCGGCTGGGGTCTGCTACCCTGGGCCGCCCAGGTGCTGGAAAAGCAACTGCTGCTCACCCACGGCTGGGACTGGCTGACCTACTCAGCGGCTGCCCAAGTGCTAGAGCACGACGCAGACGAAACCTTTAACCGGGTTGAAATCACCTACTGCCCCCAATCAGGCCAGCAGCAAACCGTTCAGGCCGACATTGTGGCCGATACAGCTCGCACCGTCTACCTGAATGGGTCCTGTGCCAGCGATAAGACGTCGGCTATTATGCCGTACCGAGTCAAGAATGTGGTGCGGTGCCGGGGGGAGATGGCGGGTAGTAGGTAACAGGTATCAGGTTCCGCCTTACACCTGTTACCCAACACCTGACACCGAACACCCAATACCTATTTTCCGATTTTATTGAGAACTATTGCCAATTAAGGGTAAGATTGTCCAATCCTCTCCGACATCTAAATCCTTAGATGGTGGTTGCCCAGGGCTGCCCAATAGGATTGCATCGCAACCGTTGGGTAGCTCTATTTTGTTATTCTCGGCTCACTGTTATGACCCTATCTTTGTCCCAGGCTGACTACGCCGATTGGCTAGATGAGATCGACTACCGCACCACAACA from Leptolyngbya sp. KIOST-1 encodes:
- a CDS encoding ABC transporter substrate-binding protein, whose product is MRQLAKLWLLAAVVVIVAIACHSPTPLGEPVPSSPTAAIECRVMLHDGGETELCGQPENVVALSPPLLDILLSLGVQPAGYAEVDLLNSKVFDNPSQQIPYLGDRITTQPVNLGDRHSPSIETLLQLKPDLVLGETFYVKNNYPTLSRIAPTAFFDTGADTGWQPALTAIAQGLNREAQAQQVIAAHNQQVEAVKNQLAPLIAGQSIIVLGWQGIVNQSFVFAGDFTTELLEDLGFQVILGPSDRPGTSMEAVAQIDADHILVMPSGENTIENAQRQWQNDPILQALPAVQAGQLYFMDYQLTRIRGPIAAEIFLNQFAALVTHQQS
- a CDS encoding sucrase ferredoxin; its protein translation is MNAPFCAEQSRQSGLDIAGTASEHRLYVAIACPPPWERNDMASKGIPTVLRELSEEIYDDYDRYQTRFLLIHNDQLSQENLTRVLVFRKPSGFATAYEKQEFHLGDIRDVAPLVRQVVMGEPLSATPVDLPSRDILVCTHGSRDRCCSRFGTPIYHQARKLVTELGLQNIRIWQASHIGGHRMAPTAIDFPTARYYGYLDETSLRSVLTHSGDIRSLETIYRGWGLLPWAAQVLEKQLLLTHGWDWLTYSAAAQVLEHDADETFNRVEITYCPQSGQQQTVQADIVADTARTVYLNGSCASDKTSAIMPYRVKNVVRCRGEMAGSR